From the Desulfonatronum thiosulfatophilum genome, one window contains:
- a CDS encoding sensor histidine kinase, with translation MSAQPSRHSNTTLFVSLGLVLLSYLGAMALFWLSLGSSESVTTYGGISPHILMAGLVTLGFAGIGTAAFLLHRALAGEHLRDLLAMQNINEQVIETGKMASIGEMAAGIAHEINNPVAIMVEEAGWMEDLLQEDKELAKSSNFEELLRALAQIRNQGSRCRDITHKMLSFARKSNLRVEDVHLNSLIEEVSALSEKRALYANCRIELNLDQNLPAIPASTSEMQQVCLNLINNALDAMEEKGGILTITSTSSQINNIAEVHFADTGVGIPKANLSRIFDPFFTTKAVGKGTGLGLSICYTIINNMGGEIKVISQVDAGSLFVVRLPLTNVEQKQNLS, from the coding sequence ATGTCCGCCCAACCGTCACGGCACAGCAACACAACCTTGTTCGTCTCCCTAGGTCTTGTATTGTTGTCCTACTTAGGTGCCATGGCGCTTTTCTGGCTATCCCTGGGCTCCAGTGAATCCGTGACGACGTATGGCGGAATCTCGCCGCACATCCTCATGGCCGGACTGGTCACTCTGGGGTTCGCGGGAATTGGAACAGCGGCATTCTTGCTGCACAGAGCACTGGCCGGGGAGCACCTGCGCGACCTCCTGGCCATGCAGAACATCAACGAGCAAGTCATCGAGACGGGAAAAATGGCTTCCATTGGCGAGATGGCCGCGGGCATCGCTCATGAGATCAACAACCCCGTTGCCATCATGGTCGAGGAAGCCGGCTGGATGGAGGATCTGCTCCAGGAAGACAAAGAACTGGCGAAATCCTCAAATTTCGAGGAATTGCTCCGTGCCTTGGCCCAGATCCGCAACCAGGGCTCCCGCTGCCGGGACATTACCCACAAGATGCTCAGCTTTGCCCGTAAATCGAATTTGCGGGTGGAAGACGTTCATTTGAATTCCTTGATTGAAGAAGTGTCTGCGTTGTCCGAAAAAAGAGCTCTCTACGCCAATTGCCGGATTGAACTGAACCTTGACCAGAACCTCCCGGCCATACCCGCCTCAACCTCGGAAATGCAACAAGTTTGCCTCAACCTGATCAACAACGCTCTTGACGCCATGGAGGAGAAAGGCGGAATCCTTACCATAACCTCAACCTCCAGCCAGATTAACAACATCGCCGAGGTACATTTCGCGGATACCGGCGTGGGCATCCCCAAGGCCAACCTCTCCCGCATTTTCGACCCTTTTTTTACGACGAAGGCCGTCGGCAAGGGAACAGGCCTCGGATTGTCCATCTGCTACACCATCATCAACAACATGGGCGGCGAAATTAAGGTAATAAGCCAAGTCGACGCCGGCTCCCTCTTCGTCGTCCGCCTGCCCTTGACCAATGTCGAACAAAAGCAGAATTTGTCTTGA
- a CDS encoding NifB/NifX family molybdenum-iron cluster-binding protein, with protein sequence MKKTDHQITPSSSGKILIVLHEDDVAPRFDLALGLFLAEVSADGAISNERTLVLPQSSAENLCRLLLTEKITVMICGGIEQEYYDYLTWKHIKIIDSVIGDYHWALRRFADSRLSSGDIQRPV encoded by the coding sequence ATGAAAAAAACAGATCATCAAATAACGCCTTCTTCCAGCGGAAAGATACTGATCGTCCTGCACGAGGATGACGTCGCTCCCCGATTCGACCTCGCATTAGGCCTTTTTCTCGCCGAGGTATCCGCTGATGGCGCAATCTCCAATGAAAGAACACTCGTTTTGCCGCAGTCATCCGCTGAAAATCTATGCCGATTGCTTCTAACGGAGAAAATCACCGTCATGATCTGCGGCGGCATAGAACAAGAATACTACGACTATCTGACCTGGAAGCATATTAAAATCATCGATTCGGTCATCGGCGATTATCATTGGGCGCTGCGGCGCTTCGCCGATTCGCGCCTCTCCTCCGGGGACATCCAGCGCCCCGTTTAG
- a CDS encoding sigma-54 interaction domain-containing protein, whose product MSEVHGLFSSAVSFQKILDEIPMGAMLLDSDRRIVAVNRALEAMTGFVRGDACGIRCANILRNAVCIENCPVEKGHFDLESEPCCLDGNIINRDRQKVPVRITVAPVTDVQGACCGYLETVENLQQVEGWAWKAENAYRFGHLIGNSPQMSKIFQAMPMIGLTDSTVLITGETGTGKDIIAEAIHLASDRSKGPFIKVNCGALPETLLESELFGHQKGAFTGAGENKPGRFKLAHNGTLFLTEIGDLPLGLQTKLLMFLDDKTVFPLGSTQGIKVNVRVIAATLRDLETMVQVGQFRSDLLFRLNVIRIHLPPLRDRTGDVLLLLDQLLRTLSEHAHKKITGYSPEALELLLEYSYPGNVRELKNIVEYAVTFCGAGKVQLAHLPDYLRLEHARGIGNTSSPLQEFTPAKQAENPERVLPHIVSEVPLSSGTTWKDMEKQMILDALKQAKGKRSQAADALGWGRSTLWRKMKALGLDT is encoded by the coding sequence TTGTCGGAAGTTCATGGACTGTTTTCAAGTGCTGTTTCGTTTCAGAAAATTTTGGATGAAATTCCCATGGGCGCCATGCTGCTGGACTCGGACCGGAGGATTGTCGCCGTGAACCGGGCCCTGGAAGCCATGACCGGATTTGTCCGCGGGGATGCGTGCGGGATTCGTTGCGCGAACATTTTACGCAATGCCGTCTGTATCGAAAATTGTCCGGTGGAGAAGGGTCATTTCGACCTGGAATCGGAACCATGCTGCCTGGACGGCAACATCATCAACAGGGATCGACAGAAGGTGCCGGTGCGGATCACCGTGGCGCCGGTGACGGATGTGCAGGGAGCTTGTTGCGGCTATTTGGAAACAGTGGAAAATCTGCAGCAGGTCGAAGGGTGGGCCTGGAAAGCCGAGAATGCTTACCGTTTTGGACATCTCATTGGCAACAGCCCGCAAATGTCCAAAATATTTCAGGCCATGCCCATGATCGGGCTGACCGATTCGACTGTCTTGATTACCGGCGAAACGGGAACCGGGAAGGATATTATCGCCGAGGCGATCCATTTGGCCTCGGATCGTTCCAAAGGGCCGTTCATCAAGGTCAATTGTGGAGCATTGCCGGAAACGCTTTTGGAATCCGAACTGTTCGGCCACCAGAAAGGCGCTTTTACTGGAGCTGGAGAAAACAAGCCCGGTCGGTTCAAGCTGGCGCACAACGGCACCTTGTTCCTTACGGAAATCGGCGATCTGCCCCTGGGGCTGCAAACCAAGCTGCTGATGTTTCTGGACGACAAGACCGTCTTCCCCCTGGGCAGCACTCAGGGGATCAAGGTCAACGTGCGGGTCATTGCCGCCACCTTGCGCGATCTGGAAACCATGGTTCAGGTTGGACAGTTTCGCAGCGATCTGCTTTTCCGGCTGAACGTGATCCGCATCCACCTCCCGCCATTGCGGGACAGGACAGGAGACGTCCTTCTTCTGCTGGATCAACTGCTGCGCACACTCTCGGAGCATGCCCACAAGAAAATCACAGGCTATTCCCCTGAAGCCCTGGAGCTTCTGCTGGAATACAGCTATCCCGGCAACGTTCGGGAACTGAAGAATATTGTTGAATATGCCGTAACATTTTGCGGAGCCGGAAAGGTGCAGCTTGCGCACCTGCCGGACTATCTGCGCCTGGAGCATGCTCGCGGTATAGGTAACACATCATCGCCTCTTCAGGAGTTTACGCCCGCTAAACAGGCTGAAAATCCGGAACGAGTCCTCCCGCATATTGTCTCAGAGGTCCCCTTGTCTTCCGGGACGACCTGGAAGGACATGGAGAAGCAGATGATTTTGGACGCCTTGAAGCAGGCCAAGGGCAAGCGCAGTCAGGCCGCGGACGCCTTGGGCTGGGGAAGAAGCACGTTGTGGCGCAAGATGAAGGCCCTTGGGTTGGACACATAA
- a CDS encoding TusE/DsrC/DsvC family sulfur relay protein has translation MTQLDFGGKSCEVDQDGFLLDPECWNEDVARAILKHHNGPELNEQTLSILQFMREHYKKFNSFPILHAVCKKLNQPKECVREEFLDPLLAWKAAGLPKPENVVSEADDRNHEFYRLISMQ, from the coding sequence ATGACCCAGCTTGATTTTGGTGGAAAAAGTTGTGAAGTGGATCAGGATGGTTTTTTGCTGGACCCGGAGTGCTGGAACGAGGATGTCGCTCGGGCGATTCTCAAGCATCACAACGGGCCGGAGCTCAACGAGCAGACCCTGTCCATACTCCAGTTCATGCGTGAGCATTACAAGAAATTCAATTCCTTCCCGATTCTTCATGCTGTCTGCAAGAAATTGAACCAGCCCAAGGAATGCGTTCGAGAGGAATTTCTGGATCCGTTGTTGGCATGGAAAGCCGCCGGCCTTCCAAAGCCTGAAAATGTCGTCTCCGAGGCGGACGACCGCAATCACGAATTCTATCGGCTTATCTCAATGCAATAA
- a CDS encoding response regulator: MRILFVDDEVAYLSTIIKRLKSRGYQVHGAASGAEALEYLHLHDVDVVVMDVKMPGMDGLSVLREMKRSWPLMEVIMLTGHASVESGIQGMEMGAFDYVMKPARLEELLQKLQQAYERRSLAIAQSVAL, encoded by the coding sequence ATGAGGATTCTGTTTGTCGATGATGAAGTCGCGTATTTGTCGACCATCATCAAGCGCCTGAAGAGCAGGGGATACCAGGTTCATGGGGCCGCAAGCGGTGCCGAGGCTTTGGAATATTTGCATCTGCATGACGTGGACGTGGTTGTCATGGATGTGAAAATGCCCGGCATGGACGGATTGAGCGTACTGCGGGAGATGAAACGGAGTTGGCCTCTGATGGAGGTCATCATGCTCACGGGACATGCCTCGGTCGAATCAGGCATTCAGGGCATGGAAATGGGCGCCTTCGACTACGTGATGAAGCCAGCCCGCTTGGAAGAACTGCTGCAGAAGCTGCAACAGGCGTACGAACGCCGCTCCTTGGCAATCGCACAATCCGTGGCATTGTGA
- a CDS encoding response regulator: protein MRLLVVEPDHLFRDNLVHHLRQRCFNVCIAEDRQELIQLLNEEQIDVALLGLDGLRREGLEMLRLILDVSPKTKVILMTNPDCLQYSIDGMKIGSFDDVLVPCDVDLLCSKIRQAIAHK, encoded by the coding sequence ATGCGCCTATTGGTCGTTGAGCCTGATCATCTCTTTCGCGACAACCTGGTCCACCACCTGCGGCAACGCTGCTTCAATGTCTGTATTGCTGAAGATCGGCAGGAACTGATTCAGTTGCTTAACGAGGAGCAAATCGACGTTGCTCTTCTGGGCCTGGACGGGTTGCGGAGGGAAGGCCTCGAGATGCTGCGACTGATTCTCGATGTCAGCCCGAAGACCAAGGTCATCCTGATGACCAACCCGGATTGCCTGCAATATTCCATCGACGGGATGAAGATTGGCTCATTTGATGATGTTCTCGTCCCCTGTGACGTTGACCTGCTCTGTTCGAAAATCAGACAGGCAATAGCTCATAAGTGA
- a CDS encoding DEAD/DEAH box helicase, with the protein MTDENIDHPLQEQPEAPVPDDDLHPETTLGELPEVLRQACARAGWSELTPVQKKAIPHVLAGRDIMAQARTGSGKTGAFILPLLERIDPKKAECQALVLVPTRELARQVSEEASVLAGDTGLNVVPVYGGTGYQSQIDAFRQGAHLVVGTPGRILDHLLSRNLNLDHIRVLIFDEADRMLSVGFYPDMRELQRYLPRGGYAAFMFSATYPESVIRLGEEFLNKPIFLGLSGDQVHIAEIEHVYCVVPRMSRDRVLIRLLEMENPSSAIIFCNTKNNVEYVAAILKQYGFDAEDISSNLSQVQRERVLARIRGGKLRFLVATDVAGRGIDIPGLSHVFLYEAPEDPESYIHRAGRTGRAGATGRVITLVDIMEKIELGRIAARFNINMLERKTPEEEDVTAVLEDRITVMLENKRRTMTLAQKERTARFVPTIPRFAHNEDTSALLAILLDELYQQTMNVPPPKPEEKPAPKATAMSAETSTTESQPKKKRRRRKPKKDDQGDSSTGDV; encoded by the coding sequence TTGACTGACGAAAATATTGACCATCCGCTCCAGGAACAACCAGAGGCCCCTGTCCCGGATGATGACTTGCACCCTGAAACAACTCTGGGCGAGCTGCCTGAAGTCCTGCGGCAGGCCTGCGCCCGGGCCGGCTGGTCCGAGCTGACCCCGGTCCAGAAAAAAGCCATTCCCCATGTGCTTGCCGGCCGGGACATCATGGCCCAGGCCCGCACCGGAAGCGGCAAGACCGGAGCTTTCATCCTGCCCCTGCTGGAACGAATTGATCCAAAGAAGGCCGAATGCCAGGCTCTGGTTCTGGTTCCAACCCGTGAACTGGCCCGCCAGGTCAGCGAGGAAGCCAGTGTCTTGGCGGGAGATACGGGATTGAACGTGGTTCCGGTTTATGGCGGCACCGGCTACCAATCCCAGATCGACGCTTTTCGCCAGGGCGCGCACCTTGTGGTCGGCACGCCGGGCCGAATCCTGGACCATCTCCTCAGTCGCAACCTGAACCTTGACCATATCCGGGTGCTCATCTTCGATGAGGCCGACCGGATGCTTTCCGTGGGCTTCTACCCGGACATGCGCGAACTGCAGCGCTACCTGCCGCGTGGCGGCTACGCCGCCTTCATGTTCTCTGCCACGTATCCGGAGAGCGTGATTCGCCTGGGCGAGGAGTTCCTGAACAAACCGATTTTTCTTGGCCTCTCCGGGGACCAGGTCCATATCGCGGAAATCGAGCATGTTTACTGCGTCGTTCCCCGCATGAGCCGCGACCGGGTCCTGATCCGCCTTTTGGAGATGGAAAACCCGAGTTCCGCCATCATTTTTTGCAATACCAAGAACAATGTGGAATACGTTGCGGCAATCCTGAAGCAATACGGTTTCGACGCCGAGGACATCTCCTCCAATCTTTCCCAGGTTCAACGTGAACGTGTGCTGGCCCGCATCCGCGGCGGAAAGCTGCGTTTCCTGGTGGCCACGGACGTGGCCGGACGGGGCATTGACATCCCGGGCCTGTCCCATGTCTTCCTGTACGAGGCGCCGGAGGACCCGGAATCCTATATCCATCGCGCCGGGCGCACCGGCCGGGCCGGAGCCACGGGCCGGGTCATCACCCTGGTGGACATCATGGAAAAAATCGAGCTGGGTCGCATCGCCGCCCGGTTCAACATCAACATGCTGGAGCGCAAGACGCCGGAAGAGGAAGACGTCACCGCGGTTCTCGAGGACCGCATCACCGTGATGCTGGAAAACAAGCGCCGCACCATGACCCTGGCGCAGAAGGAGCGTACCGCGCGGTTTGTTCCGACCATTCCCAGGTTTGCACATAACGAGGACACCTCCGCCCTGCTGGCCATCCTCCTTGACGAACTCTACCAGCAGACCATGAATGTCCCCCCGCCCAAGCCGGAGGAAAAACCGGCCCCAAAAGCAACGGCAATGTCCGCCGAGACTTCGACAACGGAATCACAACCAAAGAAAAAACGCCGCCGCCGCAAACCGAAAAAAGATGATCAGGGAGATTCGTCAACCGGAGATGTTTGA
- a CDS encoding response regulator, protein MSLAKVLLVDDEVPFIETMVKRLSKRDFEIFTANSGQEALDQLDQHHDIDIVVLDVKMPGMDGIATLKEIKNRFPLIEVIMLTAHATVESAIDGMKLGAFDYLMKPAEIEDLVEKVKQAEKIKRDREEKIREAEAREITSRRG, encoded by the coding sequence ATGTCACTGGCAAAAGTTCTTCTTGTCGACGACGAAGTCCCATTCATCGAGACAATGGTCAAACGTCTCTCCAAACGCGATTTTGAAATTTTTACGGCCAACAGCGGTCAAGAGGCTCTGGACCAACTTGACCAGCATCACGACATTGACATTGTCGTTCTGGACGTGAAAATGCCAGGCATGGACGGAATCGCGACACTGAAGGAAATCAAGAACCGTTTCCCCCTGATCGAGGTCATCATGCTCACGGCCCATGCCACCGTCGAATCAGCCATCGACGGCATGAAGCTTGGGGCCTTCGATTATCTGATGAAGCCCGCGGAAATCGAAGATCTGGTGGAGAAAGTCAAACAAGCGGAAAAAATAAAACGCGACCGTGAAGAAAAAATTCGCGAGGCCGAAGCCAGGGAAATCACATCGCGTCGAGGTTGA